One region of Cryptococcus deuterogattii R265 chromosome 14, complete sequence genomic DNA includes:
- a CDS encoding FMN adenylyltransferase: MASISQSLRSVLERAQKQDSLGKLINEALVLIESVIDILGEQAVAISFNGGKDCTVLLHIYAAVLYARHTPSLPSHLLPKPSPSITIPPLPSHTPQEPLIPQPTLPPSLPACTPPPITPPTTHPSPHTPHPHSTHHHPPPHLPYPPIRSIYITAPNPFAELDTFVISSTKLYGLDLYRFGGGMKAALEDWLGCGGGRGVKSVLVGTRQGDPNDAVDIIAPTDPSWPQFIRVHPILHWTYSDVWQFLLELQVPYCVLYDQGYTSLGSTTNTLPNPLLKNESVVGGWEPAHRLKDASQERAGRH; the protein is encoded by the exons ATGGCCAGCATATCCCAGTCTTTACGCTCTGTGCTGGAAAGAGCCCAAAAGCAAGATTCCCTAGGCAAGCTTATAAACGAAgccctcgtcctcattGAGTCTGTCATCGACATCCTTGG AGAGCAAGCCGTAgcaatctctttcaatGGAGGTAAAGACT GTACGGTATTGCTGCACATCTATGCCGCTGTCTTGTATGCCCGACATaccccttccctcccctcccatCTACTTCCCAAACCTTCACCCAGTATAACGATACCCCCGCTGCCATCTCATACCCCACAAGAACCCCTTATACCTCAGCCAACCCTCCCGCCTTCTCTGCCAGCATGCACGCCTCCTCCCATAACCCCACCGACCACCCACCCCTCCCCGCACACTCCGCACCCTCACTccacccaccaccacccaccACCCCATCTCCCGTACCCACCAATTCGTTCAATTTATATAACGGCTCCCAATCCGTTTGCTGAACTCGACACGTTTGTCATTTCGTCCACCAAGCTGTATGGGCTGGATTTGTACAGATTTGGAGGAGGTATGAAGGCTGCTTTGGAGGACTGGCTGGGGtgcggaggaggaaggggcGTAAAAAGCGTTTTGGTCGGTACGAGACAGGGCGATCCCAACGATG CCGTGGATATAATAGCACCCACCGACCCTTCTTGGCCCCAGTTCATCCGCGTACACCCTATCCTTCATTGGACATACTCGGATGTATGGCAATTTCTCCTGGAACTTCAGGTGCCGTACTGTGTACTGTATGACCAAGGCTACACGTCATTGGGTTCAACGACAAATACTTTACCGAACCCATTGCTGAAGAACGAAAGTGTGGTGGGCGGATGGGAACCAGCACATAGGC TGAAAGATGCAAGCCAAGAACGTGCCGGAAGGCATTGA
- a CDS encoding telomere maintenance protein, translated as MSSLFEAAAAFEEAAAHGANPVILERSGKGHAPVVTMTDMSGASSRAPTSAEIDAVIAAAIANAPPPPPSDFSSDINRSVTPLMTNLLPSAVGSDGRVNLFVGNLPYRVRWQDLKDLFRKAGTVLRADVSLGPDNRSRGYGTVLMGSREDAARAIDRYNGYTWQTRTLEVRPDRLPPEYEPQSHPIHPNANPRSALYSFHNFPGPSHTPFSIPGHLTPQSGQAWLAGQISSSRPFSAGGLIPGGMGVPSNSGAVGLTSSTPIPGAQSPPSVFGTLPLSVQNTGLSAFHALSQSPLAGSLTSGTGTAMPAGVNAARRDSLTPFGASLATFDPAAAPLPGNASPNMAVSRPSSSSGSVKPSSPGGSRAPPGTLGPLPPSLFAGIKPAPAGDAIAGAIAGDIPAAQSPNGGAGRLAAAPIPQLEGLANQGMGLGPPSTLHDRVIFVSNTQLPLSMQWQDLKDMLRPAGTIIRADVATDAHGKPRGFGTALFATEADATRAVLLFNDREIGGFRIRAHLERDTHPEVSQRSARNSVSGESTYLGIQDHLIGVPEGVKDMLQSNGITPIDTSVPSIKPSSTSPIAKLPWSLNTSLQTHTAPGHDRPPPHGKSSPTSHTPMFRHQHHPGPISMPPFHMEHGNPISPLHTRGLPPMTPSMPGFVFNYPETPPVHPHGPHFMSPAAGPFSPGIPVTSPGAFHYNPFLNPAPGAPVNRFPPTPGNHPQAGSAALGTPTTQAFPNGPVGYGQYAGAPGGALQGLSENSQHARQGQDYFANAIPPQNATSTTAGNRTLSVGALSGKEKLRSSPLSGGGDQDDSDEETKVSSSQVGEELAKMAESLTVDDERKDGESVRRSSSKMNLSDMGSNAAAVSLSGGRASMDDGKLGRH; from the exons ATGTCGTCCTTATTCGAGGCCGCCGCGGCCTTCGAAGAAGCGGCTGCACATGGGGCGAATCCCGTCATACTTGAAAGGTCAGGTAAAGGACACGCCCCTGTA GTCACTATGACAGACATGAGCGGTGCGAGTTCCCGTGCTCCGACATCGGCTGAGATTGATGCTGTCATTGCGGCTGCGATAGCCAAcgcacctccaccaccaccttcagACTTTAGCTCTGACA TAAACCGTTCTGTAACGCCACTCATGACAAATCTTTTGCCCTCGGCGGTTGGTAGTGACGGACGAGTTAACCTTTTCGTGGGAAAT CTCCCGTATAGAGTTCGATGGCAGGACCTGAAAGATCTTTTCAGAAAAGCGGGAACCGTATTGAGGGCAGACGTCAGTCTGGGACCGGATAATAGAAGCAGAGGATACGGTACCGTCTTAATGGGCAGCAGGGAAGATGCTGCGCGAGCAATAG ATCGTTACAACGGCTATACTTGGCAGACAAGGACCCTTGAAGTCCGACCTGACCGTCTTCCACCCGAGTATGAACCCCAGTCCCATCCCATTCACCCCAATGCCAACCCTCGCTCCGCCTTGTACTCTTTCCATAATTTCCCTGGTCCGTCTCATACACCTTTCTCCATCCCGGGTCACCTCACTCCTCAGTCTGGCCAAGCCTGGCTCGCTGGACAAATATCAAGTTCAAGACCGTTCTCGGCCGGTGGCCTAATACCCGGAGGCATGGGTGTCCCGTCGAATTCAGGTGCTGTGGGTCTGACGAGCTCGACACCGATACCCGGGGCGCAATCGCCACCTTCTGTCTTCGGAACTCTTCCGCTCAGTGTGCAAAATACGGGCCTCAGTGCTTTCCACGCGCTTAGTCAATCTCCACTTGCTGGATCACTCACATCTGGTACTGGAACTGCTATGCCCGCAGGTGTCAACGCGGCGCGGCGGGACTCTCTGACACCCTTTGGAGCGTCCCTCGCAACCTTTGACCCTGCAGCGGCCCCTCTTCCAGGAAATGCCTCGCCTAATATGGCCGTTTCGCGACCTTCATCCAGTAGTGGTAGCGTcaagccttcttcacctgGTGGAAGCCGTGCTCCACCCGGTACGCTTGGTCCTCTCCCGCCTTCCTTGTTTGCTGGTATAAAACCTGCGCCAGCTGGTGATGCGATCGCGGGTGCGATTGCGGGGGATATACCGGCAGCACAGAGTCCGAatggaggagctgggagGTTGGCGGCGGCGCCGATTCCTCAGTTAGAAGGGTTGGCCAACCAGGGAATGGGATTGGGTCCTCCTAGCACGTTACATGACCGAGTGATCTTTGTCTCAAAC ACGCAGTTGCCTCTGTCGATGCAATGGCAAGATCTGAAAGACATGTTAAGGCCCGCGGGAACCATTATTCGAGCAGA TGTTGCTACCGATGCCCACGGTAAACCTAGAGGATTCGGAACTGCATTATTTGCCACCGAGGCCGATGCCACGAGAGCTGTGCTTTTGTTCAACGA CCGTGAGATCGGTGGTTTCCGGATTCGTGCACACTTGGAGAGGGACACCCATCCTGAAGTTTCTCAACGTAGTGCGAGGAACTCGGTATCTGGCGAATCTACTTATCTGGGTATTCAGGACCACTTGATTGGCGTCCCAGAAGGCGTCAAGGATATGCTCCAAAGCAATGGCATTACCCCGATCGATACCTCTGTTCCTTCCATTAAGCCTAGCAGCACTTCCCCCATCGCCAAGCTCCCTTGGAGTCTGAACACTTCTCTACAGACTCACACGGCTCCAGGTCATGACCGTCCCCCTCCTCACGGCAAATCATCTCCCACCTCACACACTCCCATGTTCCGTCATCAGCACCATCCCGGTCCTATCTCCATGCCTCCCTTCCATATGGAACACGGAAATCCCATATCCCCACTTCACACCCGCGGTCTCCCTCCTATGACACCTTCCATGCCCGGGTTCGTTTTTAATTATCCCGAGACGCCACCTGTTCACCCGCACGGCCCTCATTTCATGTCTCCTGCCGCTGGACCATTTTCGCCAGGCATTCCTGTCACGTCTCCCGGTGCATTCCATTACAATCCTTTCCTTAACCCTGCTCCTGGAGCTCCTGTTAACCGCTTTCCCCCTACCCCTGGTAATCACCCACAAGCCGGTTCAGCCGCACTGGGCACACCTACGACCCAAGCGTTCCCTAACGGACCGGTTGGGTATGGGCAGTATGCAGGTGCCCCAGGTGGAGCGTTACAAGGTTTATCTGAGAATTCGCAGCATGCTAGGCAGGGACAGGATTACTTTGCCAATGCGATCCCTCCTCAAAATGCTACTTCCACTACAGCTGGGAATAGGACCTTGAGCGTTGGTGCGTTGAGCGGGAAGGAAAAGCTGAGGAGTAGCCCACTGAGCGGAGGAGGTGATCAGGACGATTCGGATGAAGAGACGAAAGTGTCGTCGTCGCAGGTCGGCGAGGAGTTGGCGAAGATGGCGGAGAGTTTGACGGTCGATgacgagaggaaggatggagagtcGGTGAGGCGGAGTTCGAGTAAGATGAACCTTTCGGATATGGGTTCAAATGCGGCGGCGGTTAGCCTAAGTGGTGGAAGAGCGAGTATGGACGATGGAAAGCTGGGTAGGCATTAA
- a CDS encoding chaperone regulator, with product MLPTTLFFLLTLALLGGCLAESLYSVLGVRKDASEVDIKKAYRKLSKKYHPDINPDEAAHEKFIQVSKAYEVLSDSETRTIYDRHGEQGLKQHEAQKSGGSQDPFARFFGGGGAAQEQKGPGMITNVEVSLADLYTGRTLEFQIPRRVICSHCHGSGAESEKDIHTCNKCGGQGVVVQRHQVFPGMFTNVQMTCPHCNGKGKQITRSCHVCHSEKTVQTQHTLAVHIPAGAPEGFEEIFHGEADEQIDMEAGDVVVRVRSKMNEGEGAWRRKENGILGRVTLSVAEALLGFERRLTHLDGRTITLSRTGTTQPGEVEVIEGEGMPSYMDIPPGDMFIEYSVVFPTSVSSETRQKLSEVLKYAPPVHHDEL from the exons ATGCTCCCCAcaactctttttttcttacTGACATTAGCCTTACTAGGCGGGTGCTTGGCCGAATCGCTGTACAGTGTTTTAGGAG TGAGAAAGGACGCTTCAGAAGTTGATATCAAGAAGGCATATCGG AAATTGTCAAAGAAATATCATCCGGATATAAATCCTGATGAGGCTGCCCATGAAAAATTCATTCAAGTTTCCAAAG CTTATGAGGTCCTGTCCGACTCTGAGACGAGAACGATTTACGACAGACATGGCGAGCAGGGTTTGAAGCAACACGAAGCTCAAAAGTCTGGTGGAAGCCAAGATCCCTTTGCCAGATtctttggaggaggag GTGCCGCACAAGAGCAAAAGGGTCCTGGAATGATCACGAATGTTGAGGTTTCCTTGGCAGACCTGTACACGGGCAGAACGTTGGAG TTCCAAATACCTCGCCGAGTCATTTGTTCTCATTGTCATGGATCAGGAGCAGAGTCAGAGAAGGATATTCATACATGTAACAAGTgtggaggacaaggagTAGTCGTTCAACGACATCAGGTCTTCCCCGGCATGTTTACCAATGTCCAAATGAC ATGCCCTCACTGTAACGGTAAAGGCAAACAAATCACCCGTTCATGTCACGTCTGCCACTCTGAAAAGACTGTCCAAACCCAGCACACCCTCGCAGTACATATTCCTGCGGGTGCGCCCGAAGGGTTCGAGGAGATTTTCCATGGAGAGGCGGATGAACAGATTGATATGGAAGCGGGTGATGTGGTGGTAAGGGTGAGGAGTAAGATGAATGAGGGTGAAGGGgcgtggagaaggaaggagaatggCATTTTGGGAAGGGTGACTTTAAGTGTTGCTGAG GCATTGCTTGGATTTGAAAGACGTTTGACGCACCTTGATGGTCGTACAATTACATTATCACGGACAGGGACGACCCAGCCTGGAGAAGTAGAGGtgattgaaggagagggt ATGCCATCTTATATGGATATCCCGCCCGGAGACATGTTTATTGAATATTCTGTCGTTTTCCCCACATCAGTATCCTCGGAGACTAGACAGA AACTCTCGGAGGTATTAAAGTATGCCCCGCCTGTACACCACGACGAGCTGTAA
- a CDS encoding uncharacterized protein (genome sequence mistake) yields MAQSSSSTLSRPKSVVVWWHLMHLDTMTSIAQGLPGIMSSSRCTTQVISEMQDEFIGKIKSADLLDRDLWVDPKYVLAAGRYEASAQLRTILERLQEAPNITLADITPLESQIEDLRRRQSRRLDSVGLSAHSASLQEILDQLSIRVGGENSNPTPPLTASKALQQWNQALLHLTTVKAYCILYQPFMSDKEIWANLRSRALPHFQYFLALFLEMTTNPSYRPFHWLYPGSYQPLQPCAVLLSDLSAHPHSSDKTLSMQLIDRVFSLLGPTGRLVSPGSYQSLPSLTGAKQVWTVLEKLRAKVWHDLGYDHTLFWAENEKGDDASASRGSMDFWLTGNLAGHSAEGNDTSASSYPPSVPQNDEAVGGSATHSTGYTGSAATSVPSIPLPVTTFNEQDWQNDMDALSWIPWATSNDPVFQSVQNPLTTSNYMTESTEGGEAEMVPGQTAVPTGNESDLFGLYRSTEGQPPTFYQGQNFF; encoded by the exons ATGGCACAGAGTTCGAGCTCGACCCTATCTCGACCGAAGAGCGTCGTCGTGTGGTGGCATCTTATGCACCTCGATACCATGACAAGCATAGCTCAAGGTCTACCGGGTATCATGTCGAGTTCACGCTGCACTACTCAAGTCATCAGCGAGATGCAGGACGAATTTATCGGTAAAATCAAAAGCGCCGACTTGCTTGATCGTGACCTATGGGTCGACCCAAAGTATGTACTCGCGGCCGGACGCTATGAAGCCAGCGCCCAGCTGCGAACCATTCTAGAGCGATTGCAAGAGGCACCGAATATCACACTTGCCGACATCACGCCCTTGGAATCCCAAATTGAGGATCTACGCCGACGTCAGTCCCGTCGTCTAGACAGCGTCGGTCTAAGTGCCCATTCAGCGTCGCTACAGGAGATTTTGGATCAGCTTTCGATCCGTGTCGGAGGGGAGAACTCTAACCCTACGCCGCCCCTCACTGCCTCAAAAGCCCTTCAACAATGGAATCAAGCACTTTTGCATCTCACGACGGTTAAAGCGTACTGTATATTATATCAGCCCTTCATGTCTGACAAGGAGATTTGGGCAAATCTTCGATCGAG GGCACTGCCGCACTTTCAATACTTTTTGGCTCTGTTTCTGGAGATGACTACCAATCCGTCGTATCGACCATTTCACTGGCTTTACCCAGGCTCATATCAACCCCTACAACCGTGCGCTGTTTTGCTTTCCGACTTGTCAGCACATCCCCACTCGTCCGACAAGACGCTCAGCATGCAGCTCATCGATAGAGTGTTCTCATTACTCGGACCTACTGGCAGGCTAGTCAGCCCTGGGTCGTATCAGTCCCTGCCCTCGTTAACGGGTGCAAAACAAGTATGGACTGTCCTCGAGAAATTGCGAGCAAAGGTGTGGCACGACCTAGGATATGACCATACGCTGTTCTGGGCAGAGAATGAAAAGGGTGACGATGCATCGGCCTCGCGAGGTTCCATGGACTTTTGGCTGACCGGCAATCTGGCTGGGCATTCTGCAGAAGGTAATGATACCTCAGCCAGTTCCTACCCACCATCTGTGCCACAAAATGACGAAGCTGTTGGAGGGTCTGCGACCCATAGTACTGG TTACACCGGATCTGCTGCCACGTCTGTCCCGTCGATTCCGCTCCCAGTCACAACTTTTAACGAGCAAGACTGGCAAAACGATATGGATGCCTTATCCTGGATACCTTGGGCGACATCAAACGATCCCGTTTTCCAGTCTGTCCAGAATCCCCTTACGACCAG TAACTACATGACGGAATCAACCGAGGGCGGTGAAGCAGAGATGGTCCCTGGGCAAACGGCTGTTCCGACAGGTAACGAATCAGATCTTTTCGGACTTTACAGGTCCACAGAGGGGCAGCCGCCAACCTTCTATCAGGGACAGAATTTTTTTTAG
- a CDS encoding catalase: MAEKTPTYTLSEGCPIADATTAQRLGGSCPVKGLMLLQDTQLIETLAHFSRERIPARTVHASAVGAWGEFEVTHDNSDITSAAFLNGIGKKSKVLMRISTVGPDAGTAETVRDVRGWSMKIFTEEGNQDFVFNSIPVFFIRDPIKFPSVNRSHKRHPAKHTADSSMFWDFHNNNPEGIHAVMMLFSNRGLPYSLRQINAYSGHTYKLTKSDGSFVYVKLHFKSNQGVKGMTQAEGIRTAGESPDFHTIDMWNAIERGDYPTWTLCAQVMKPEEAENYRWNIFDMTKVWPHKDFPLRPLGKLTLNRNPENYFSDIEQAAFSPSTMVPGIAPSGDPMLQARMFAYPDAARYRLGVNYQQLPCNRPVSEVYAPYQRDGAMRYMTNYGDDPNYVRSSLKEINFKGQLGANGHSTGGNEKHDEWVGRVTAYTSEVTDEDFVQARMLWEVLGKAGDQEDLITNVSEHLCQAIPSLQKGAIDMFAKVNVDLAKSIEGRLTELNKGK, from the exons ATGGCTGAGAAAACACCAACATACACCCTGTCCGAAG GATGCCCTATTGCGGATGCCACAACCGCCCAGCGTTTGGGAGGCAGCTGCCCCGTCAAGGGCTTGATGTTGCTGCAGGACACCCAGCTCATCGAGACTCTGGCCCACTTCAGTAGGGAGCGCATTCCCGCGCGTACTGTGCACGCGTCTGCGGTTGGTGCATGGGGCGAATTTGAAGTGACTCACGACAATTCCGACATTACTTCGGCTGCCTTCCTAAATGGAATTGGTAAAAAGTCCAAAGTTCTCATGCGTATCTCCACTGTGGGGCCGGACGCTGGGACAGCCGAGACTGTTCGGGATGTGAGGGGTTGGTCGATGAAGATCTTCACTGAAGAGGGCAACCAAGACTTTGTCTTCAACAGCATT CCCGTGTTCTTCATCCGAGACCCAATCAAATTCCCATCTGTTAATCGATCTCACAAGCGTCATCCCGCGAAGCATACCGCCGACTCTTCCATG TTCTGGGA CTTTCATAACAACAACCCGGAGGGTATTCACGCCGTCATGATGTTATTTAGTAATCGAGGGCTGCCGTACTCGCTGAGGCAAATTAATGCCTACAGTGGTCACACGTACAAGCTCACCAAATCG GATGGCTCTTTCGTTTATGTCAAACTTCACTTCAAGTCCAACCAAGGTGTCAAGGGCATGACGCAGGCCGAAGGCATACGCACAGCCGGCGAGTCACCCGATTTCCACACAATCGATATGTGGAATGCTATTGAGCGGGGCGACTACCCTACTTGGACGCTGTGTGCCCAAGTCATGAAGCCCGAAGAGGCCGAGAACTATCGCTGGAATATCTTCGATATGACCAAGGTCTGGCCTCACAAAGATTTCCCTCTCAGGCCACTTGGTAAATTGACACTAAACCGTAAC CCCGAAAACTACTTCTCCGACATTGAGCAAGCTGCCTTTTCACCGTCAACAATGGTGCCAGGCATCGCGCCCTCCGGAGACCCAA TGCTGCAAGCTAGGATGTTTGCCTACCCCGACGCCGCTCGATACCGCCTCGGTGTCAATTACCAGCAGCTTCCATGCAACCGGCCCGTCAGTGAGGTTTATGCGCCTTACCAGCGTGACGGTGCGATGCGCTACATGACTAACTACGGGGATGATCCCAATTATGTGCGATCCTCTCTCAAGGAGATCAACTTCAAGGGTCAGTTGGGCGCAAACGGCCATTCCACTGGGGGCAATGAGAAACACGACGAATGGGTCGGTCGAGTTACGGCATACACATCCGAAGTAACGGATGAGGATTTTGTCCAGGCTCGCATGCTCTGGGAGGTTCTCGGCAAAGCTGGCGACCAAGAGGACTTGATCACCAATGTCTCGGAACATTTGTGTCAGGCTATTCCTTCGCTGCAAAAAGGAGCTATCG ATATGTTCGCCAAGGTGAATGTTGATTTGGCCAAGTCCATTGAAGGCCGTTTGACTGAGCTTAACAAGGGAAAGTAA
- a CDS encoding glucose-methanol-choline oxidoreductase yields the protein MVHAATHPKDAPKNFDFIVLGGGAGGCTVAGRLAENPNVSVLLVEAGVHNPSEISDITTPAKAMGLRNSEYDWKYKTTMINRPDYTRIEKPNTRGKVLGGSTALNYYTWVRGSAATFNDWEEFGGSTWNWENTKEYFNKSTTYHDDLGLFPDDIRSIGNKGGPIDISHSDLVPELKPWRDALERAWISKGHEVTVDVYNGVQKGLFKCVNSIYKGVRSTAAAFLEGKPNITLASSTISKKIIFEGKTAIGVTVIGPDNREYDFYADREVIVAQGVYESAKILMLSGIGIKSDLEALSIQCVVDSKHVGQNLQDHPILSHVMKIKDGYGLDNHLLRAGAEHDGAISSYRKNHNGPLSSGLLELVAFPRIDERLERHKQYRDYKEQNGGKDPFGPDGQPHFEIDFVPMFADAFQWHFPTPPTGDYMTIIVDLMRPISQNGEVKLTSVDPFEQPYINLNFFSHDLDLIALREGVRFVDDILMNGDGMKDIVEGDYPWPMPLSSDEGMIRQILERSQTGFHPCGTARIGKDIDHGVVGPELTVHGVKNLRVADASVFPLIPDCRIQNVVYMVGEKAADFIKAAHPDLYKENK from the exons ATGGTCCACGCTGCTACTCATCCCAAAGATGCTCCCAAAAACTTCGATTTCATCGTTCTTGGAGGTGGCGCCGGCGGTTGTACCGTCGCCGGTCGTCTTGCCGAGAACCCAAACGTGTCTGTACTTCTTGTCGAGGCCGGTGTACA CAATCCTTCCGAGATCAGCGACATCACCACCCCGGCAAAGGCCATGGGCCTGCGAAACTCTGAGTACGACTGGAAGTACAAAACGACCATGATCAACCGCCCAGACTACACTCGTATCGAGAAACCAAACACCCGTGGTAAGGTGTTGGGTGGCAGTACTGCGCTCAATTACTATACTTGGGTTCGAGGCTCGGCTGCAACCTTCAATGACTGGGAGGAGTTTGGTGGTTCTACTTGGAACTGGGAAAACACCAAAGAATACTTCAACAAGTCTACTACTTACCACGACGACCTTGGTCTCTTCCCCGACGATATTCGCAGCATCGGCAACAAGGGGGGTCCCATTGATATTTCTCATTCCGATTTGGTCCCCGAGCTGAAGCCTTGGCGTGATGCCCTCGAAAGGGCGTGGATTAGCAAGGGTCACGAGGTGACCGTCGACGTCTACAATGGTGTTCAGAAAGGTCTCTTCAAGTGTGTCAACTCGATCTACAAGGGTGTCCGATCCACCGCGGCTGCGTTCCTTGAGGGCAAGCCCAACATCACCTTGGCCTCTTCGACCATctcgaagaagattatCTTTGAGGGCAAGACTGCCATCGGTGTCACCGTTATTGGGCCCGATAACCGCGAGTATGACTTTTACGCTGACCGTGAGGTTATCGTTGCGCAGGGTGTTTATGAGTCCGCCAAGATCCTCATGTTGTCCGGTATTGGTATCAAGTCCGATCTCGAGGCTCTCAGCATCCAGTGCGTTGTTGACTCGAAGCACGTCGGCCAGAATCTCCAGGACCACCCTATCCTGTCCCACGTcatgaagatcaaggatGGTTATGGTCTCGATAACCACCTCCTTCGCGCGGGTGCCGAGCACGATGGTGCCATTTCGTCCTACAGGAAGAATCACAATGGTCCCCTCAGTTCGGGTCTCTTGGAGCTCGTCGCCTTCCCTCGTATTGATGAGCGTCTGGAGAGGCACAAGCAGTATCGCGATTACAAGGAGCAGAATGGCGGCAAGGACCCTTTCGGTCCCGACGGCCAGCCGCACTTTGAGATCGACTTTGTC CCCATGTTCGCCGATGCCTTCCAATGGCACTTCCCCACCCCGCCCACTGGTGACTACATGACCATCATTGTTGACTTGATGCGTCCTATCTCGCAAAATGGTGAAGTCAAACTTACCTCGGTCGACCCCTTTGAGCAGCCTTACATCAacctcaacttcttctcgcaCGACCTGGACCTCATTGCCCTTCGCGAAGGTGTTCGCTTTGTCGACGATATTCTCATGAATGGCGATGGGATGAAGGACATTGTTGAGGGCGACTACCCCTGGCCGATGCCCCTTAGCTCGGACGAGGGCATGATCCGACAGATCCTTGAGAGGTCGCAGACGGGTTTCCATCCCTGTGGAACTGCTCGCATCGGCAAGGACATCGATCACGGTGTCGTCGGCCCCGAGCTCACGGTCCACGGCGTCAAGAATCTCCGTGTTGCCGACGCCTCAGTATTCCCTCTCATCCCCGACTGCCGTATCCAGAACGTTGTGTACATGGTTGGCGAGAAGGCTGCCGATTTTATTAAGGCCGCACATCCCGATCTTTACAAAGAGAACAAGTAG